A section of the Streptomyces sp. V3I8 genome encodes:
- a CDS encoding GAF domain-containing protein, translating into MESSEEPRQARVRLPQLRLDELLEELQARLDAARGTRDRVHSLLEAVLSVGRELDLEQALYSIVEAAAVLVDAEYAALGVIGPDGKWLSAFHTIGISEEQIAGIGHYPEGHGILGELIRHPEPLRLVKLSEHPASYGFPPHHPPMNSFVGVPIRVRDQVFGNLYLTEKRDGAQFDEEDESVLSTLAVAAGVAIDNARLYEESRLRERWLQASAEITHCLMSGSDRAEVLGLIAERAREITVAAVAVVAVPMENTDSLTVELAIGEGAEAHGGLVLPVDGGLIGRAFSEAVTVASPDISAEESAVGTPRFTGLGPAIAVPIGAGEGVRGIVLLVRESGRTAFTEKETEPLRGFAAQAAVAMELAERRQDAEEIAVLKDRDRIARDLHDLAIQRLFATGMTLQSAGRFIEHSEASERVVRAVDDLDETIKIIRSTIFGLRARDGDADPGLRARVVRMVGKAAPVLGFTPGLRMEGLVDTHVPEETAEHVLAVLSEALTNVARHACADRCTVVLETDGREVRLTVSDNGVGIPPEGRRSGLRNMAERAAQLGGELKLGSPDEGGTALVWRAPVREP; encoded by the coding sequence GTGGAGAGCTCCGAAGAGCCCCGTCAGGCTCGCGTGCGACTGCCACAACTGAGGCTGGACGAGCTGCTGGAGGAGTTGCAGGCCAGGCTCGACGCGGCCCGCGGTACGCGCGACCGGGTGCACAGCCTGCTGGAGGCCGTGCTCTCCGTCGGCCGGGAGCTTGATCTGGAGCAGGCGCTGTACAGCATCGTGGAGGCCGCGGCCGTCCTGGTGGACGCGGAGTACGCCGCCCTCGGCGTGATCGGCCCCGACGGCAAGTGGCTGTCGGCCTTCCACACCATCGGGATCAGCGAGGAACAGATCGCCGGGATCGGCCACTATCCGGAGGGCCACGGCATCCTGGGCGAACTCATCCGCCACCCCGAGCCCTTGCGCCTGGTGAAGCTCTCCGAGCACCCCGCCTCGTACGGCTTCCCGCCCCATCATCCGCCGATGAATTCCTTCGTCGGTGTACCGATCCGGGTACGGGACCAGGTCTTCGGCAATCTCTACCTGACCGAGAAGCGGGACGGGGCGCAGTTCGACGAGGAGGACGAGTCGGTCCTGTCGACGCTGGCCGTGGCGGCCGGTGTGGCGATCGACAACGCCCGTCTGTACGAGGAGTCGCGGCTGCGTGAGCGCTGGCTGCAGGCGAGCGCGGAGATCACGCACTGTCTGATGTCCGGCAGTGACCGCGCCGAGGTCCTCGGCCTGATCGCGGAGCGGGCCAGAGAGATCACCGTGGCCGCCGTGGCCGTCGTCGCGGTCCCCATGGAGAACACCGACTCGCTCACGGTGGAGTTGGCCATCGGGGAGGGGGCGGAGGCACATGGCGGGCTCGTACTGCCGGTGGACGGCGGTCTGATCGGCCGGGCGTTCTCCGAGGCCGTCACGGTCGCCAGCCCCGACATCTCCGCCGAGGAATCGGCCGTCGGTACGCCGCGGTTCACCGGACTGGGTCCGGCGATCGCCGTCCCCATCGGAGCGGGCGAGGGCGTACGAGGGATCGTCCTGCTGGTACGCGAGTCGGGCCGGACGGCGTTCACCGAGAAGGAGACCGAGCCGCTGCGGGGCTTCGCCGCCCAGGCCGCCGTCGCGATGGAACTGGCCGAACGACGCCAGGACGCCGAGGAGATAGCGGTGCTCAAGGACCGTGACCGCATCGCGCGCGACCTCCATGACCTGGCCATTCAGCGCCTGTTCGCCACCGGTATGACCCTGCAGAGCGCCGGCCGCTTCATCGAGCACTCCGAGGCGTCGGAACGCGTGGTGCGGGCGGTGGACGACCTGGACGAGACCATCAAGATCATCAGGTCCACCATCTTCGGACTGCGGGCGCGTGACGGCGACGCGGACCCGGGCCTGAGGGCCCGGGTGGTGCGCATGGTCGGCAAGGCGGCGCCCGTGCTGGGCTTCACCCCCGGCCTGCGGATGGAGGGCCTCGTGGACACCCATGTTCCCGAGGAGACCGCCGAGCATGTGCTGGCCGTGCTCTCCGAGGCACTGACGAACGTCGCCCGGCATGCCTGCGCCGACCGGTGCACGGTGGTGCTGGAGACCGACGGCCGCGAGGTCCGCCTCACGGTCTCCGACAACGGTGTCGGAATCCCGCCGGAAGGCCGCCGCAGCGGCCTGCGCAACATGGCGGAACGGGCCGCGCAACTGGGCGGGGAACTGAAACTGGGCAGCCCGGACGAGGGAGGCACCGCCTTGGTCTGGCGGGCGCCGGTGAGGGAGCCGTAG
- a CDS encoding universal stress protein: protein MLRYVAAGIDGSPESLAAAHWAAREAARRGTGLRLVHAWEWLPHSAPYVPAGMSQRQWAEEILERASSSVRAAHPELRVIDDLVSEPARDALRTAAGQAEPLVLGSRGLGGLAGFLLGSVSRRVVAGSPGPVVLVRADGSCANEHLPVLDGVSPDEISALPYRDIVLGIDVGSPCDELIEFAFGTALRCGAPLRAMHFFPALPGQARADRLGEQPGPELLAEKEHALVATLRPWCEKFPEVVVTETVAEGRAAGEMVRASAGAALVVVGRRLREGRFGAHVGSVAHAVLHHARCPVAVVPHS from the coding sequence ATGCTTCGATACGTTGCCGCAGGGATCGACGGCTCGCCGGAGAGCCTCGCCGCCGCGCACTGGGCGGCGAGGGAGGCCGCTCGGCGCGGCACCGGACTGCGCCTGGTGCACGCCTGGGAGTGGCTCCCGCATTCGGCGCCCTACGTGCCTGCGGGCATGTCCCAGCGGCAGTGGGCGGAGGAGATCCTGGAGCGGGCGTCGAGCAGTGTCCGCGCCGCCCACCCGGAGCTGCGTGTCATCGACGACCTGGTGTCCGAACCGGCCCGCGACGCCCTGCGTACGGCGGCCGGGCAGGCGGAACCGCTGGTCCTCGGTTCCCGGGGGCTCGGCGGACTCGCGGGGTTCCTGCTCGGTTCCGTGAGCCGGCGCGTCGTCGCCGGGTCGCCGGGGCCCGTGGTGCTCGTACGGGCGGACGGAAGTTGCGCGAACGAGCATCTCCCTGTCCTGGACGGAGTGTCTCCGGACGAGATCTCCGCGCTTCCGTACCGGGACATCGTCCTCGGGATCGATGTCGGCAGCCCTTGCGACGAGCTGATCGAGTTCGCCTTCGGGACCGCCCTGCGCTGTGGGGCGCCCTTGCGTGCGATGCACTTCTTCCCCGCCCTGCCGGGGCAGGCGCGTGCCGACCGGCTCGGCGAGCAGCCCGGTCCCGAGCTGCTCGCTGAGAAGGAACACGCCCTGGTCGCGACGCTGCGTCCCTGGTGCGAGAAGTTCCCCGAGGTGGTCGTCACCGAGACGGTCGCCGAAGGACGTGCGGCCGGCGAGATGGTGCGGGCATCGGCCGGTGCCGCGCTCGTCGTCGTGGGGCGCCGACTGCGGGAAGGGCGTTTCGGGGCCCATGTCGGTTCGGTCGCGCACGCGGTTCTGCACCACGCGCGCTGCCCGGTCGCTGTCGTCCCGCATTCCTGA
- a CDS encoding response regulator transcription factor, with protein MADSERSGSDSSIRVFLLDDHEVVRRGVRDLLNDEPDITVVGEAGTVEQALVRVPALRPQVAVLDIRLSDGDGVTVCRELRSQMPELVCLMLTSFDDEEALLDSIMAGASGYVLKQIRGADLVSAVRTVAAGQSLLDPSAAAKLMARLREGDRPKEEPDALPGLTERERDILALIGKGLTNRQIGQQLFLAEKTVKNHISRLLAKLGVERRIQAAVIATQAEDRLRHEAH; from the coding sequence ATGGCGGACAGCGAACGATCCGGTTCCGACAGTTCGATCCGGGTCTTCCTGCTGGACGACCACGAGGTCGTACGGCGCGGGGTGCGTGATCTGCTGAACGACGAGCCGGACATCACCGTGGTCGGCGAGGCCGGCACCGTCGAGCAGGCACTGGTCCGCGTTCCGGCGCTGCGGCCCCAGGTGGCGGTCCTCGACATCCGTCTGTCCGACGGGGACGGCGTGACCGTCTGCCGGGAACTGCGCTCGCAGATGCCTGAGCTGGTCTGTCTGATGCTGACCTCGTTCGACGACGAGGAGGCCCTGCTCGACTCGATCATGGCGGGTGCGTCCGGCTACGTCCTCAAGCAGATCAGGGGGGCGGACCTGGTGTCGGCCGTCCGGACGGTGGCCGCGGGCCAGTCCCTGCTCGATCCGAGCGCCGCCGCCAAGCTGATGGCCCGGCTGCGCGAGGGGGACCGGCCGAAGGAGGAGCCGGACGCGCTGCCCGGCCTGACGGAACGGGAACGGGACATTCTCGCTCTGATCGGCAAGGGGCTGACCAACCGGCAGATCGGCCAGCAGCTCTTCCTCGCCGAGAAGACGGTGAAGAACCACATCTCGCGACTGCTCGCCAAGCTCGGTGTGGAGCGGCGCATCCAGGCCGCCGTCATCGCCACCCAGGCCGAGGACAGACTCAGGCACGAAGCACACTGA
- a CDS encoding universal stress protein: MIGYAFDAAARHTCGLRVVHGRAWPRPACSEQARDLLTGILMPWQEKSPGGDVYPQPPGRGRRGGPRRVDASRDARLAVVGRGVRRSSPGPRVGPVTHAVLHHAHAPVAVVPHD, encoded by the coding sequence GTGATCGGGTACGCCTTCGACGCCGCCGCGCGCCACACCTGCGGCCTGCGCGTGGTGCACGGTCGGGCCTGGCCCCGTCCCGCGTGCTCGGAGCAGGCGCGGGACCTGCTGACCGGGATCCTCATGCCGTGGCAGGAGAAGTCTCCCGGTGGGGATGTATACCCCCAACCCCCAGGCCGTGGTCGGCGGGGCGGGCCCCGTCGTGTTGACGCGTCCAGGGACGCACGGTTGGCGGTCGTGGGCCGCGGCGTCCGCCGCTCGTCGCCGGGTCCGCGCGTCGGCCCGGTGACCCACGCGGTCCTGCACCACGCGCACGCACCGGTCGCCGTCGTCCCGCACGACTGA
- a CDS encoding universal stress protein produces MTTPHVTVGVDGSLVAVRALDRAAQEAELRGATLDIVYAVADADEAGPILASAVTRTRERHPRLPVVASAAEGGAVQALLRHGRDAALTVVGARGLGAFAGLVLGSVSLRMAAYSHSPLLVVGGDRRPHGGDVLLGPEGDADADVAAYAFEEAVRRGAGLRVLHAWDHPHLLSGQAPPIPTCRVTDELTRHARTEQAVPRFAVAALREKYADVEVETRTVRSGPVHALLEATREAAVVVVGARRRPGLAGPQRGPVTHALLHRSHCPVLFVPTEHAGTTAG; encoded by the coding sequence ATGACCACCCCGCACGTGACCGTCGGCGTGGACGGCTCGCTCGTCGCCGTACGGGCCCTGGACCGAGCGGCACAGGAGGCCGAACTGCGCGGCGCGACCCTGGACATCGTGTACGCCGTGGCGGACGCCGACGAGGCCGGACCGATTCTGGCGTCCGCCGTGACCCGGACGCGTGAGCGTCACCCCCGTCTGCCGGTCGTGGCGTCGGCGGCCGAGGGCGGCGCGGTACAGGCGCTGCTGCGCCACGGACGCGACGCGGCGCTCACCGTGGTCGGCGCCCGCGGCCTCGGTGCCTTCGCCGGGCTGGTCCTCGGGTCGGTGAGCCTGCGCATGGCGGCGTACTCGCACAGCCCGCTGCTCGTCGTGGGCGGTGACCGTCGGCCGCACGGCGGTGACGTACTGCTCGGACCGGAGGGCGACGCCGACGCCGACGTGGCCGCGTACGCCTTCGAAGAAGCGGTACGCCGAGGCGCGGGGCTGCGCGTTCTGCACGCCTGGGACCATCCCCATCTGCTGTCCGGGCAGGCGCCGCCGATACCGACGTGTCGGGTGACGGACGAACTCACCCGGCACGCCCGGACGGAGCAGGCGGTGCCGCGCTTCGCCGTGGCCGCCCTGCGGGAGAAGTACGCCGACGTCGAGGTGGAGACCCGCACGGTGCGCTCGGGGCCGGTGCACGCGTTGCTGGAGGCGACCCGCGAGGCCGCCGTCGTGGTCGTCGGCGCCCGCAGACGTCCCGGTCTGGCCGGTCCGCAACGGGGTCCGGTCACCCACGCGCTGCTGCACCGATCCCACTGCCCGGTGCTGTTCGTCCCCACGGAGCACGCCGGTACGACCGCCGGCTGA
- a CDS encoding nitroreductase family protein — translation MSSATLDVPTLETLVSAAVAAPSIHNTQPWRFRLDADLVTLGLRAVAEHGLRHMDPAGRALHLSAGCALLNLRVAVAHFGWEPVARLLPDPAEPGLLATVRLGGTVRTSPSAARLYGALWRRHSSRLPFSGQPVPSDVLAELAEAAHAEGATLSLPGPAETERLFRLTRLAEQRNANDPDRAAESRRWVHEPDGRALGMPARTLGPQDFREQIPVRDFGARRHPDALPARPFERQPLIALLSTAHDRRTDWLRAGQALERLLLVATAHGVRASLLHQALEWPDLRARLLPEEGPRGNAQMMIRLGYGPEGPSSPRRGPHEVLDRPVGPVLP, via the coding sequence ATGTCTTCCGCAACGCTTGACGTCCCGACCCTGGAGACGCTGGTCTCGGCAGCTGTGGCCGCGCCCTCGATCCACAACACACAGCCATGGCGTTTCCGGCTCGACGCGGATCTCGTCACTCTGGGGCTGCGGGCCGTGGCAGAACACGGTCTGCGGCACATGGACCCGGCCGGGCGTGCCCTCCACCTCTCCGCGGGGTGCGCGCTGCTCAACCTGCGGGTGGCCGTGGCGCACTTCGGCTGGGAGCCTGTGGCACGACTGCTGCCGGACCCTGCCGAGCCCGGCCTGCTCGCCACCGTGCGGCTGGGAGGCACAGTCCGTACCAGCCCTTCGGCCGCGCGCCTGTACGGAGCACTGTGGCGACGGCACAGCAGCCGTCTGCCGTTCTCCGGGCAACCGGTGCCCTCGGACGTCCTGGCCGAACTCGCCGAAGCCGCCCACGCCGAGGGAGCCACCCTGTCCCTTCCCGGCCCTGCGGAGACCGAGCGGCTGTTCCGTCTCACGAGGCTGGCGGAACAGCGCAACGCGAACGATCCCGACCGGGCCGCGGAGAGCCGCCGCTGGGTGCACGAACCGGACGGGCGGGCCCTGGGTATGCCGGCGCGGACGCTGGGCCCGCAGGACTTCCGCGAACAGATCCCCGTGCGGGACTTCGGTGCCCGCCGTCATCCGGACGCGTTGCCCGCCCGGCCCTTCGAGCGGCAGCCGCTGATCGCCCTGCTGTCCACCGCGCACGACCGCCGGACGGACTGGCTGCGCGCCGGGCAGGCTCTGGAGCGCCTTCTGCTGGTGGCGACGGCTCATGGTGTGCGGGCCTCCCTGCTGCATCAGGCACTGGAATGGCCCGACCTCCGTGCCCGCCTGTTGCCCGAGGAGGGACCGCGCGGGAACGCGCAGATGATGATTCGCCTGGGGTACGGCCCGGAGGGGCCCTCCTCTCCCCGGCGCGGCCCCCATGAAGTCCTGGACCGCCCCGTCGGGCCTGTTCTCCCCTGA
- a CDS encoding phosphoketolase, translating into MRDVPQQAPTPITDDELRALDAHWRAANYLAVGQIYLMSNPLLTEPLRPEHVKPRLLGHWGTSPGLNLVHTHLNRVIKARDQDALCIWGPGHGGPAVLANSWLEGTYSETYPDVSRDAEGMARLFRQFSFPGGVPSHVAPETPGSIHEGGELGYSLSHAYGAALDNPDLLVACVIGDGEAETGPLAASWHSTKFLDPVHDGAVLPILHLNGYKIANPAVLARLPESELDSLLRGYGHIPIHVTGDDPMTVHRDMAIAMDHALERIDLIQRSAREEGITQRAHWPVIVLRTPKGWTGPAEVDGVQVEGTWRAHQVPLSAVRDNPEHLRQLETWLRSYQPEELFDAQGRPREQVLACVPEGARRLGATPHANGGLLLRELPLPELAKFAVAVDKPGVTMHEPTRVLGDMLEHVMQHTGGRRDFRLVGPDETASNRLQAVFDASGKAWQADTLPVDEHLDRHGRVMEILSEHTCQGWLEGYLLTGRHGLFSCYEAFVHIVDSMVNQHIKWLRVTRRLPWRAPIASLNYLLTSHVWRQDHNGFSHQDPGFVDHVLNKSPEVVRVYLPPDANTLLSVADHVLRSRDYVNVVVAGKQPCFDWLSMEQARVHCARGAGIWEWAGTEDGTGEPDVVLAAAGDVPTQEVLAAAQLLRRHLPDLVVRMVNVVDLARLLPQEEHPHGMPGSQYDALFTRDKPVIFAYHGYPWLIHRLAYRRTGHANLHVRGYKEIGTTTTPFDMLVTNDLDRYRLVMDVIDRVPGLAVKAAPVRQLMEDTRLRHHDWIREHGTDLPEVTDWAWSG; encoded by the coding sequence ATGCGCGACGTTCCACAGCAGGCGCCCACCCCGATCACGGACGACGAACTGCGCGCCCTGGACGCCCATTGGCGCGCCGCGAACTACCTGGCCGTCGGTCAGATCTATCTCATGTCCAACCCCCTGCTGACCGAACCGCTGCGTCCCGAGCACGTGAAGCCGCGGCTGCTCGGGCACTGGGGTACGTCCCCAGGTCTGAACCTGGTCCACACCCACCTCAACCGCGTCATCAAGGCCCGGGATCAGGACGCACTGTGCATCTGGGGGCCCGGACACGGCGGGCCCGCCGTGCTGGCCAACTCCTGGCTGGAGGGCACCTACTCGGAGACCTACCCGGACGTGAGCCGGGACGCCGAGGGCATGGCCAGGCTCTTCAGGCAATTCTCCTTCCCCGGCGGTGTACCCAGCCATGTCGCGCCGGAGACCCCCGGGTCGATCCACGAGGGCGGTGAGCTCGGCTACTCCCTCTCACACGCTTATGGAGCGGCCCTGGACAACCCGGATCTGCTGGTCGCCTGTGTGATCGGTGACGGCGAGGCGGAGACGGGGCCGCTGGCGGCCTCCTGGCACTCCACCAAGTTCCTCGATCCGGTGCATGACGGGGCGGTGCTGCCGATCCTGCACCTGAACGGCTACAAGATCGCCAATCCGGCGGTGCTGGCCCGGCTGCCCGAGTCCGAACTCGACTCGCTGCTGCGGGGCTACGGACACATACCGATCCACGTCACCGGGGACGACCCGATGACCGTGCACCGGGACATGGCCATTGCCATGGACCACGCCCTGGAGCGGATCGACCTCATCCAGCGCAGCGCACGCGAGGAGGGCATCACGCAGCGGGCCCACTGGCCGGTGATCGTACTGCGCACCCCCAAGGGCTGGACCGGTCCCGCCGAGGTCGACGGGGTGCAGGTGGAGGGCACCTGGCGGGCCCACCAGGTGCCGCTGTCCGCCGTCCGCGACAACCCCGAGCACCTGCGGCAACTGGAGACCTGGCTGCGCTCGTACCAGCCGGAAGAGCTCTTCGACGCGCAGGGCCGCCCACGTGAGCAGGTGCTGGCCTGCGTTCCCGAAGGCGCCCGGCGCCTCGGTGCCACACCGCACGCCAACGGCGGTCTGCTGCTGCGCGAACTGCCGCTGCCGGAGCTGGCGAAGTTCGCCGTCGCCGTCGACAAGCCCGGTGTGACGATGCACGAGCCGACCCGGGTCCTGGGCGACATGCTGGAGCACGTCATGCAGCACACCGGCGGGCGCCGCGACTTCCGGCTCGTCGGCCCCGACGAGACGGCCTCCAACCGGCTCCAGGCCGTCTTCGACGCCAGCGGCAAGGCATGGCAGGCCGACACGCTCCCTGTGGACGAGCACCTGGACCGCCACGGCCGGGTCATGGAGATCCTGTCCGAACACACCTGCCAGGGCTGGCTGGAGGGCTATCTGCTGACCGGCCGGCACGGGCTGTTCTCCTGCTACGAGGCCTTCGTGCACATCGTCGACTCGATGGTCAACCAGCACATCAAGTGGCTGCGCGTCACCCGCCGGCTGCCCTGGCGCGCCCCCATCGCCTCGCTCAACTACCTGCTCACCTCGCACGTGTGGCGTCAGGACCACAACGGCTTCTCCCACCAGGACCCCGGCTTCGTCGACCACGTCCTGAACAAGAGCCCGGAGGTGGTACGGGTCTACCTGCCGCCGGACGCCAACACGCTGCTGTCGGTCGCCGACCACGTGCTGCGCAGCCGCGACTACGTCAACGTCGTCGTGGCCGGCAAGCAGCCGTGCTTCGACTGGCTCAGCATGGAACAGGCGCGGGTGCACTGCGCCCGGGGCGCGGGCATCTGGGAGTGGGCCGGCACGGAGGACGGCACCGGCGAGCCCGACGTGGTGCTCGCCGCGGCCGGCGACGTGCCCACCCAGGAGGTGCTGGCCGCCGCGCAGTTGCTGCGCCGGCATCTGCCCGACCTGGTCGTCCGCATGGTCAACGTCGTCGACCTGGCGCGGCTGCTTCCCCAGGAGGAGCACCCCCACGGCATGCCCGGCTCGCAGTACGACGCGCTGTTCACCCGCGACAAGCCGGTCATCTTCGCCTACCACGGCTACCCGTGGCTGATCCACCGCCTCGCCTATCGCCGTACCGGCCACGCCAACCTGCACGTACGCGGCTACAAGGAGATCGGCACCACCACGACACCGTTCGACATGCTGGTGACCAACGACCTCGACCGGTACCGCCTGGTGATGGACGTCATCGACCGCGTGCCCGGTCTGGCCGTGAAGGCCGCCCCCGTACGGCAGCTGATGGAGGACACCCGGCTGCGCCACCACGACTGGATCCGCGAGCACGGCACCGACCTGCCGGAGGTCACGGACTGGGCCTGGAGCGGCTGA
- the gap gene encoding type I glyceraldehyde-3-phosphate dehydrogenase gives MTVRVGINGFGRIGRNYLRCVLERAETGTGTTVEVVAVNDITSTSALAHLLEFDSTYGRLRRTVEYDDTSVTVDGHRIAVTAERDPAALAWGDLGVDVVIESTGRFRTREDAGLHLKGGARKVLLSVPGKNVDATVVMGVNEATYDPDSDHVVSNASCTTNCVAPMVKVLDESFGIDKGLMTTIHGYTNDQVVLDGPHKDPRRGRTAAVNIIPTSTGAARAVGLVLPGLAGTLDGLAVRVPVEDGSLTDLTLVLDRAVSAEEINTAFREAADGPLKGILRVSDAPIVSRDIVGDPASCVFDAPLTLVHGNLVKVFGWYDNEWGYTNRLLDLTEYVAARLPES, from the coding sequence ATGACCGTGCGGGTAGGAATCAACGGCTTCGGACGCATCGGACGCAACTACCTGCGATGTGTCCTGGAGCGCGCGGAGACCGGGACCGGTACGACCGTCGAGGTGGTGGCGGTCAACGACATCACCTCGACATCGGCCCTCGCGCATCTGCTGGAGTTCGACTCGACCTACGGCAGGTTGCGCCGCACCGTCGAGTACGACGACACGTCCGTCACGGTCGACGGGCACCGCATCGCGGTGACGGCCGAACGCGATCCTGCCGCCCTGGCGTGGGGCGACCTGGGGGTGGACGTGGTCATCGAGTCGACCGGCCGCTTCCGCACCCGCGAGGACGCCGGACTGCACCTGAAGGGCGGCGCCCGCAAGGTGCTGCTGTCGGTGCCCGGCAAGAACGTCGACGCCACCGTCGTGATGGGCGTCAACGAGGCCACGTACGACCCGGACAGCGACCATGTGGTCTCGAACGCCTCGTGCACCACCAACTGCGTCGCGCCGATGGTCAAGGTCCTCGACGAGTCCTTCGGGATCGACAAGGGCCTGATGACCACGATCCACGGCTACACCAACGACCAGGTCGTCCTCGACGGGCCGCACAAGGACCCGCGCCGCGGCCGTACCGCGGCCGTCAACATCATCCCCACCAGCACGGGAGCCGCCCGCGCCGTCGGGCTCGTGCTTCCCGGACTGGCCGGCACCCTCGACGGCCTGGCGGTCCGCGTCCCCGTGGAGGACGGTTCCCTCACCGACCTGACCCTGGTGCTCGACCGGGCCGTCTCCGCCGAGGAGATCAACACCGCCTTCCGCGAGGCCGCCGACGGTCCGCTGAAGGGGATACTGCGGGTCTCCGACGCCCCGATCGTCTCCCGCGACATCGTCGGCGACCCCGCCTCCTGCGTCTTCGACGCACCGCTCACCCTGGTCCACGGCAACCTGGTGAAGGTCTTCGGCTGGTACGACAACGAGTGGGGCTACACCAACCGGCTGCTCGACCTCACCGAATACGTCGCGGCCCGGCTCCCCGAGAGCTGA